A portion of the Drosophila sechellia strain sech25 chromosome 2R, ASM438219v1, whole genome shotgun sequence genome contains these proteins:
- the LOC6615445 gene encoding G surface protein, allelic form 168: MKSTAAGVALLLLVLNHSSDAYTHNWHSGPINCYECSTLDECAAGSGALRKCLGNDGQSCVAIFNSDGAVIERGCSDNLASVCTESGDNCYECRSHGCNSLKSKENLLDCAVCDAQSDDNCVFDIELVTERRKCNQQCITALYPTNSEVGAPLELVRSCLDDLDLDDREACSEGSLENCVACSTASCNIVDLGVRGSCNVCKGDCSNPQSKTCRAVPSGDKPESCFIEIDASGAIYEMGCLSQYNVSDVTLMETNKQLWYCTGDNCNVESALAKPQTCKLCSSRTDEDCAVAPDNVETNTLCESLVNTDCYSRILDNGHTERGCLTSLEGEDYLDCLKDSNSTKCSRCTGELCNELLQPTERLSCQICDSGKDASCEGSPSASALCLLHTPNQQCITVIDLLGNTQRGCSASVECESSNPKKCDVCSGDDCNTGNLKRLEDGQPGLWGQNLPLSCQSCSDATSCAASDLSNTTCSSNSDYCVTVFSANGSVSAKGCSQEIEQTWASYCDANGGSCHNCNSNGCNSARSLDSYTECIYCDYENEDCATNAANVKSRRLCNGQCFTGSRRRSSENFIFDTVRGCLDDKDPEDQAACIAGTDTACIACSGANCNVENISEISQSCYKCSGSDCDDPKASKCSQYSPDDRCYILFDYNADIRGMGCQSDLDEEYVDENFHSLLFCDDNDCNFFDILPTPHECIVCDSFEDPNCATDPSKITLIGNCGVLPYTSCQTRIINGRTQRSCLSSLERENLQECLDGTGSCVVCTGDRCNADIYPADRRRCQRCNSVTDPTCSSAPDASEVCPYYLENEGCSAKLVDGETYRGCQREFTCDDSDKQHCRLCSGKDNCNVADLFNSNIGYPSKWLTPPVNCYSCNGTDCQGASSGTLRKCTGNDEQNCGTVFDASGLVIFRGCSDTLYEDAELLQYCDENSANCKFCKSSGCNNAKELSTYVDCLFCDGSDEAECVRKVGDITRTLSCQGSCLTGLYPRNRSEANPVYDLARGCLDDLDYDDREACSAGTLENCVSCSGATCNKADVPEDRLSCNVCEDAACETLTSQLCLGYRSGDQCYIHVGDRAIKAMGCATDLQDSFLLTNRRDLYLCSGDDCNTKDKLNLNGVSCNVCNSTYDDGCVAGIAVSATVCEHYINPECYSYLNEEGVLLRGCLMDTNDELFDECSSAGSTNCTICSTNNCNNDVYPSNWLTCLRCDSASDADCALNPSSYSSYCRTYSEDDACVTSLSNGRTRRGCQSELNCDASQAGSCRVCSGANCNTVDLQSSYIGEPGKWTDLPLSCHVCSDAASCASVGTETTKCEGNNKQTCSTVFNSEGQAVARGCSDAVLAANLDYCDLNGDQCVQCKSDGCNNAVFFDSYVDCYFCDAEDDVNCAWEKPESTRKCQGQCMTGLYPRSSSWDSALLPTRGCLDDLNEAERTSCAAGTHSNCTACTGSLCNGEDVIANPLECYTCKDPFCEDPTTSKCVAYRENDQCYLAYDDSGVVALGCASEFEKQVIQELVAQQRLLLCSGQKCNEYSITPDPNTCLQCSSTDDPRCATNPNQLTTTNICSQIPYTECVTQIDSQGNTIRGCMSSLGGDDFYECLTGDGKLCETCTGERCNGLSVFPADRRKCYQCDSTSEPNCAASPATLTSTVCPIYSQDESCVTTLLNGITHRGCSSSLTCSDPSDSRTCRVCSSADGCNTINLEKIGEDGMPGAWQDVPIECLACSGTDCASGGGTLTKCSGYDNCVTVFSESGSVTQRGCSESVFEESEYCDENPAYCPRCNSNGCNTADSQDKYVECIVCDSSVDSNCVSDPTQITKTRQCHERCVSAFLPLFNETEDPSYALIRNCYDDLEKEDRDACTDGSKRFCATCEGAKCNSEDLVASRHSCLVCQGDECQSPKASSCSNYREHDECYIQFDEERSVTSLGCLSELSQDDIYLLKRSKRLLTCSDNDCNTIESVPETQTCTLCSSRTEANCAISPLSVVSSTDCTLGGFPECYSRVLSDGSTERGCLSSLEDDDFLSCYNSTSASCNSCQGNKCNQLVYPTNRRSCHVCNSGTDANCESNPSSLTVCYLYDADDQCVTNLRNGVTYRNCASSLSCEANAKNCVYCEGDGCNQIDLTAKSDDNIGKWQDLPLECLTCEGTGCQEEEIASVKCQNNNEQDCLTVFGSDGAVTRRGCQDEVGADATISTYCGTNAGSCPSCKSNNCNNATALSQYTTCIYCDSYKDSSCLWDPTSASHRTRQCQGQCMTALYGSTDAGLDLIRTCLDDKEASDQLTCANGSDSTCAACSGDSCNVQSLPEDRLSCYTCEGDDCEDPQPKTCDIYKPEDSCFLWVDEENDLRQLGCLSSFRNQDLEAIIKTKRISVCNGTNCNVPQLQSPVRCAVCDSREDSSCATDAQAIGTFSTCSQLPHTGCFTRLENDGSTQRGCLYDLDQTDFASCLLGSDANCTVCSVDGCNREVFPADRQVCYSCTSADDSSCESDPSYTLACPWVSDTETCRTLLSGNVTTRGCSSIVECDSSDFRNCRSCSGSECNAIDLANRVDDGQHGLYQALPLKCHSCVGEHCLSSLGPAVTCSLNPEQDCKTVFEADGVSVRRRGCSDDVDDYEDRYCRKNPALCFTCKSNECNDAWSTEEYVSCTFCNSANKSSCITDPKESDLSKRSCKGQCLVALSGEDLIRSCLDDKELYDRSDCSTDESGTNCATCSGAECNTFSYPADRLSCHTCSDATCSSSQSQACLAYKTNDYCFAKYATDGKVELMGCASSQNSSSLEQWQEGNLLYSCQGSECNELSRLPAEGECLSCDSSKTLECAQDPTTVLTTITCHAPNSDCITRLANGHTHRGCWSELSSTESSSCVADGTCSACSGAKCNVEIFPNNRRRCYICNSIDDPLCAQHPSSLAVCPIYEANDVCVTSFNNGLLRRGCASELECEIDNEDHCNKCSTDGCNTIELTGSAGGLSGLGLGLTLIVAWLISSIQRL, encoded by the exons ATGAAATCTACGGCGGCAGGAGTAGCTTTGCTACTTCTAGTGCTAAATCACTCAAGTG ATGCTTATACCCACAACTGGCATTCGGGCCCCATCAATTGCTACGAGTGTTCCACACTCGATGAGTGCGCTGCAGGATCTGGAGCCCTGCGAAAATGTCTGGGTAACGATGGCCAAAGTTGTGTGGCCATCTTCAACAGCGATGGTGCTGTGATTGAGAGAGGGTGCAGCGACAACTTGGCATCCGTTTGCACGGAAAGCGGCGATAATTGCTATGAGTGCCGATCCCACGGATGCAACTCTCTGAAAAGCAAGGAGAATTTGCTGGATTGCGCGGTTTGCGATGCCCAGAGCGATGATAACTGTGTCTTCGACATTGAACTTGTGACAGAGAGAAGGAAGTGCAACCAACAATGTATTACAGCACTTTACCCCACAAACAGTGAAGTGGGTGCTCCGTTGGAATTGGTTCGCAGTTGTTTGGATGATCTGGATTTGGACGATCGAGAGGCCTGTTCCGAAGGATCCCTCGAAAATTGTGTTGCCTGCAGTACGGCAAGCTGTAACATAGTGGATTTGGGTGTCCGTGGAAGCTGTAATGTCTGCAAAGGTGACTGCAGCAATCCCCAATCGAAAACCTGCCGAGCTGTCCCATCTGGAGATAAGCCAGAGAGCTGCTTCATCGAAATCGATGCATCCGGAGCTATCTACGAAATGGGATGCCTAAGTCAATACAATGTGAGCGATGTTACCCTCATGGAAACCAACAAGCAGTTGTGGTACTGCACTGGTGACAATTGCAATGTGGAATCTGCTCTGGCAAAACcacaaacatgcaagctgtGCAGCTCCCGGACGGATGAGGATTGCGCCGTGGCCCCCGATAATGTGGAAACGAATACGCTGTGCGAAAGTCTCGTGAACACCGATTGCTATTCAAGGATCCTGGATAATGGACACACGGAGAGGGGCTGCCTGACCAGCTTGGAGGGTGAGGATTACCTGGACTGTCTCAAGGACAGCAATAGCACCAAGTGCAGCAGATGCACAGGAGAGTTGTGCAACGAGCTG CTCCAACCCACGGAGCGACTGAGCTGTCAGATTTGCGATTCCGGTAAGGATGCCTCCTGTGAAGGATCGCCCTCCGCCTCTGCCCTCTGTCTTCTGCACACACCCAATCAGCAGTGCATAACTGTTATAGATCTCTTGGGTAACACTCAACGTGGATGCAGTGCATCCGTGGAGTGTGAGTCCAGTAACCCGAAAAAGTGTGACGTCTGCTCTGGAGACGATTGTAATACTGGAAACCTGAAGAGGTTGGAAGATGGGCAGCCAGGGCTGTGGGGACAGAATTTGCCCCTAAGCTGCCAGAGCTGTTCGGATGCCACCAGTTGTGCCGCCAGTGATCTTTCGAATACAACCTGCTCAAGTAACTCCGACTATTGTGTGACAGTATTCAGTGCGAATGGATCTGTGTCGGCTAAGGGTTGTAGCCAGGAGATTGAGCAGACCTGGGCCAGTTACTGTGATGCCAATGGCGGAAGCTGCCACAATTGCAACTCCAATGGATGCAACAGTGCCAGATCCTTGGACAGCTACACCGAATGCATCTACTGCGACTACGAGAACGAAGATTGTGCCACCAATGCCGCAAACGTAAAGTCCCGCCGCCTTTGTAATGGCCAGTGTTTTACTGGTTCCCGCAGGAGATCCAGTGAGAACTTCATTTTCGACACTGTGCGAGGATGTTTGGATGACAAGGATCCGGAGGATCAGGCGGCCTGCATTGCTGGCACCGATACGGCATGCATAGCCTGCTCCGGAGCCAACTGCAATGTGGAGAACATATCCGAAATCTCACAGTCCTGCTACAAATGCTCAGGATCCGATTGCGATGACCCGAAGGCCAGCAAATGCAGCCAGTACAGTCCCGATGATCGTTGCTATATCCTCTTCGACTATAACGCAGATATCAGAGGCATGGGCTGCCAGTCCGATTTGGATGAGGAGTATGTGGATGAAAACTTCCACTCTCTCCTGTTCTGCGATGACAACGACTGCAACTTCTTCGATATTCTACCAACCCCACACGAGTGTATCGTCTGCGATTCTTTCGAAGACCCCAACTGTGCTACAGATCCTTCAAAAATCACATTAATTGGAAATTGTGGAGTCCTGCCGTATACCAGCTGTCAGACACGCATCATAA ATGGCAGAACTCAGCGTAGTTGCCTGAGCAGCTTAGAACGTGAGAATTTGCAGGAGTGCCTCGATGGAACAGGAAGCTGTGTGGTTTGCACTGGCGATCGCTGTAACGCCGATATATATCCCGCGGATCGTCGTCGTTGTCAGCGCTGCAACTCAGTCACCGATCCCACGTGCTCATCTgctcccgatgcatccgaggTGTGTCCCTACTATCTGGAAAACGAAGGATGCAGTGCCAAGTTGGTGGATGGAGAAACCTATCGTGGTTGCCAGCGGGAGTTCACCTGCGACGACTCGGACAAGCAGCACTGCCGTCTGTGCTCAGGCAAGGACAATTGCAATGTGGCGGATCTGTTCAACTCCAACATTGGATATCCGAGCAAGTGGCTAACTCCGCCAGTCAATTGCTATTCCTGCAACGGCACCGATTGCCAGGGAGCCAGCTCGGGCACCTTACGCAAGTGTACTGGCAACGATGAGCAGAATTGTGGCACCGTTTTTGATGCCTCTGGTTTGGTGATCTTCCGTGGTTGCTCGGACACACTATACGAGGATGCTGAGCTTCTTCAATACTGCGATGAAAACTCGGCCAACTGCAAGTTCTGCAAGTCCAGCGGTTGTAATAACGCGAAGGAGTTGAGCACCTATGTGGATTGCCTGTTCTGCGATGGAAGCGATGAGGCCGAATGCGTCAGAAAAGTGGGCGATATAACCCGAACTTTGTCCTGCCAGGGCAGCTGCTTAACTGGCCTATATCCCCGCAATCGATCGGAGGCCAATCCTGTTTACGATCTGGCTCGCGGCTGTTTGGACGACCTCGATTACGACGATCGTGAGGCATGCTCTGCCGGAACTCTGGAGAACTGTGTTTCCTGCTCAGGCGCCACGTGCAACAAAGCTGATGTTCCCGAGGATCGTCTCAGCTGCAATGTCTGTGAGGATGCCGCCTGTGAAACACTTACCAGTCAACTTTGTTTGGGATATCGATCTGGAGATCAGTGCTATATACATGTCGGCGATCGCGCTATCAAGGCCATGGGTTGTGCCACCGACTTGCAGGATTCGTTCCTGTTAACCAATCGCAGGGACCTCTATCTCTGCTCCGGCGACGATTGCAATACCAAGGATAAGCTGAATTTGAATGGCGTTTCGTGCAATGTCTGTAATTCTACTTATGATGATGGATGTGTTGCAGGGATCGCGGTCTCAGCTACTGTTTGCGAACACTACATCAATCCCGAGTGTTATAGTTATCTGAATGAGGAAGGCGTTTTGCTGCGTGGTTGCCTTATGGATACCAATGATGAGCTGTTCGATGAATGCTCCAGCGCTGGCAGCACCAACTGTACCATCTGCAGCACGAATAATTGCAACAACGACGTGTATCCCTCAAATTGGCTGACTTGCTTGCGTTGCGACTCCGCCAGCGATGCTGATTGTGCCCTGAATCCGTCGAGCTATTCGAGCTACTGTCGTACCTATTCCGAGGATGATGCCTGTGTCACTTCTCTGTCCAACGGTCGTACCCGTCGTGGCTGCCAATCGGAGCTGAATTGCGATGCATCTCAGGCGGGTAGCTGCCGAGTGTGCTCCGGAGCCAACTGCAACACTGTGGATCTTCAGTCGAGCTACATTGGTGAGCCAGGAAAGTGGACGGATCTTCCGCTGAGCTGTCACGTTTGTAGCGATGCAGCCAGTTGTGCGTCAGTGGGTACGGAAACCACGAAGTGTGAGGGTAACAACAAGCAGACGTGCTCGACGGTTTTCAATTCCGAGGGTCAAGCGGTGGCCAGAGGATGCAGTGACGCTGTCTTGGCTGCCAACTTGGACTACTGCGATTTGAACGGAGACCAGTGCGTACAGTGTAAGTCGGATGGATGCAATAATGCCGTCTTCTTCGACTCCTATGTGGATTGCTACTTCTGTGATGCCGAGGATGATGTGAACTGCGCATGGGAGAAGCCAGAAAGTACCAGAAAGTGCCAGGGTCAGTGCATGACGGGATTGTATCCTCGCAGCTCATCCTGGGACTCCGCACTGCTGCCCACTCGCGGATGCCTGGACGACTTGAATGAAGCGGAGCGAACATCCTGCGCCGCGGGAACTCATTCCAATTGCACCGCCTGCACTGGATCGCTCTGCAATGGAGAAGATGTCATTGCGAATCCCCTGGAGTGCTACACTTGCAAAGACCCGTTCTGTGAAGACCCGACAACATCGAAGTGTGTGGCCTACCGGGAAAATGACCAATGCTATTTGGCTTACGACGACTCTGGTGTGGTGGCCCTGGGCTGCGCCAGTGAGTTTGAAAAGCAAGTTATCCAGGAGCTGGTGGCCCAGCAACGTTTGCTTCTGTGCTCCGGACAAAAGTGTAACGAATACAGCATTACACCCGATCCCAACACTTGTCTGCAATGTAGCTCTACGGATGATCCTCGATGTGCCACCAACCCGAACCAGTTGACCACTACCAATATTTGTTCCCAGATTCCCTACACAGAGTGTGTTACCCAGATTGATAGTCAGGGTAACACCATTCGTGGATGCATGTCCAGTTTGGGTGGAGACGATTTCTACGAGTGTCTCACTGGCGATGGGAAACTCTGCGAAACGTGCACTGGAGAACGTTGCAACGGGTTATCCGTATTCCCCGCCGATCGTAGGAAGTGTTATCAGTGCGATTCCACCAGTGAACCCAACTGTGCCGCCTCACCAGCTACTCTTACAAGCACTGTGTGCCCCATTTACTCCCAGGACGAGTCCTGTGTAACCACATTGTTGAATGGCATTACGCACCGAGGATGCAGTTCGTCACTCACCTGCTCAGATCCCTCCGATTCCAGGACGTGCCGCGTCTGCAGTTCCGCTGATGGTTGCAACACCATTAACCTTGAGAAAATTGGCGAGGATGGCATGCCTGGAGCATGGCAAGATGTCCCTATTGAGTGTCTAGCGTGCTCTGGAACAGATTGTGCTTCTGGTGGAGGTACCCTAACGAAGTGCTCGGGATATGATAACTGTGTGACCGTGTTCAGTGAATCCGGTTCAGTTACTCAAAGAGGCTGCTCAGAGTCCGTCTTCGAGGAGTCCGAATACTGCGATGAAAATCCCGCTTACTGCCCCCGTTGTAATTCCAATGGCTGCAACACTGCCGACTCCCAGGATAAATATGTGGAATGCATCGTTTGTGATTCCAGTGTGGACTCGAATTGTGTTAGTGATCCCACACAGATCACGAAGACACGCCAGTGTCATGAACGTTGTGTCTCTGCCTTCCTGCCCCTCTTCAACGAAACTGAGGATCCCAGCTATGCGCTAATCCGCAATTGCTATGATGACTTGGAAAAGGAGGATCGTGATGCCTGCACAGACGGTAGCAAGAGGTTCTGCGCCACTTGTGAAGGAGCCAAGTGCAATTCCGAGGACTTAGTGGCCAGCCGGCATAGCTGTCTGGTATGCCAGGGAGATGAGTGCCAGAGTCCAAAGGCTAGCAGTTGCTCCAATTACAGGGAGCACGATGAGTGCTACATTCAGTTCGATGAGGAGCGGTCGGTCACCTCGCTCGGCTGTCTGAGTGAATTGAGCCAGGACGATATCTATCTGCTTAAGCGCTCCAAGAGATTGCTGACTTGCAGCGATAACGATTGCAACACCATTGAATCCGTGCCAGAAACTCAGACTTGCACTCTGTGCAGCTCGCGTACCGAGGCCAACTGTGCGATAAGTCCCTTAAGTGTCGTTTCATCCACAGATTGTACCTTGGGTGGCTTCCCTGAATGCTATTCCCGTGTCCTGTCCGATGGTAGCACAGAGAGAGGTTGTCTCTCCAGCTTGGAGGACGACGACTTCCTCTCGTGCTACAACAGCACCTCTGCCTCGTGCAACTCCTGCCAGGGAAATAAGTGCAACCAACTGGTTTACCCCACTAATCGCCGATCCTGCCACGTCTGCAACTCCGGAACGGACGCCAATTGTGAAAGCAACCCCAGTAGTCTTACCGTGTGCTATCTGTACGATGCAGATGACCAGTGTGTGACCAATCTGAGGAATGGGGTGACCTACAGGAACTGCGCCTCCTCGCTTAGTTGCGAGGCGAATGCCAAGAACTGTGTCTACTGCGAGGGCGATGGATGCAATCAGATCGATTTGACCGCCAAGTCCGATGACAATATTGGAAAGTGGCAAGATCTTCCTCTGGAGTGTCTTACCTGCGAGGGTACCGGCTGCCAGGAGGAGGAGATTGCCTCGGTCAAGTGCCAGAACAACAACGAACAGGACTGCCTGACAGTGTTTGGATCAGATGGAGCCGTGACCAGACGCGGCTGCCAGGATGAGGTCGGGGCGGATGCCACCATCTCCACATATTGTGGTACCAACGCCGGCAGCTGTCCTTCTTGCAAGTccaacaactgcaacaatgCCACTGCCCTGAGTCAGTACACCACCTGTATTTACTGCGACTCCTACAAGGATTCCTCCTGCTTGTGGGATCCTACAAGTGCCAGCCACAGAACTCGTCAGTGCCAAGGCCAATGTATGACTGCTCTTTATGGCAGCACAGATGCTGGCTTGGATCTCATCCGAACCTGCTTGGATGACAAGGAGGCGTCTGACCAACTGACCTGTGCCAACGGCTCTGATTCCACCTGCGCCGCCTGCAGCGGTGACTCCTGCAACGTCCAGAGTTTGCCCGAAGACCGCCTGAGCTGTTACACCTGCGAGGGCGACGATTGTGAGGATCCACAGCCCAAGACCTGTGACATCTACAAGCCCGAGGATAGCTGCTTCCTGTGGGTGGACGAAGAGAACGATCTGAGGCAACTCGGCTGCCTGAGCTCCTTCCGCAACCAGGATCTGGAGGCCATTATCAAGACGAAGCGCATTTCCGTCTGCAATGGCACCAACTGCAATGTTCCCCAACTCCAGTCCCCCGTGCGATGTGCCGTCTGCGACTCTCGCGAGGATTCCTCCTGCGCCACCGATGCCCAGGCCATTGGAACCTTCAGCACCTGCAGTCAGTTGCCCCACACAGGATGCTTCACCAGATTGGAGAATG ATGGTTCAACCCAACGTGGCTGCCTGTACGATCTCGACCAGACTGATTTTGCCTCGTGTCTTCTAGGAAGCGATGCCAACTGCACCGTGTGTTCGGTCGATGGATGCAATCGTGAG GTCTTCCCGGCTGATCGCCAAGTGTGCTACTCCTGCACCTCTGCGGATGACTCCAGTTGTGAATCGGATCCCTCGTACACCTTGGCCTGTCCGTGGGTCAGCGATACTGAGACCTGCAGGACCCTGCTTTCCGGAAATGTCACAACCCGCGGTTGCAGCAGCATCGTCGAGTGCGATTCCAGTGACTTCCGCAACTGCCGCAGTTGTTCAGGCAGCGAGTGCAATGCCATCGATTTGGCCAACCGGGTGGACGATGGTCAGCACGGTTTGTACCAGGCCCTGCCCTTGAAATGCCACTCTTGTGTGGGCGAACACTGTCTGAGTTCGCTGGGACCTGCGGTTACTTGTTCGCTGAATCCCGAGCAGGATTGTAAGACTGTCTTTGAGGCTGATGGCGTGTCGGTGAGAAGGAGAGGTTGCTCAGACGATGTGGATGACTACGAGGATCGCTATTGCCGAAAGAATCCTGCTTTGTGCTTCACCTGCAAGTCGAACGAGTGCAATGACGCCTGGTCCACGGAGGAGTATGTGAGCTGCACCTTCTGCAATTCGGCCAACAAATCGAGCTGTATCACCGATCCCAAGGAATCCGACCTGAGCAAGCGCAGTTGCAAGGGTCAGTGCTTGGTGGCTCTGAGTGGAGAGGATTTGATTCGATCCTGTTTGGACGACAAGGAGCTGTATGACCGCTCCGATTGCAGCACCGACGAGAGTGGTACTAACTGTGCCACCTGCTCCGGCGCAGAATGCAATACCTTCTCGTATCCGGCTGATCGACTTAGTTGCCACACCTGCTCGGATGCCACATGTTCGAGCTCCCAGTCCCAAGCCTGTTTGGCCTACAAAACGAATGACTACTGTTTCGCCAAGTACGCCACTGATGGCAAGGTGGAGCTGATGGGTTGTGCTAGTAGCCAGAATAGCTCCAGCTTGGAGCAGTGGCAGGAGGGCAATCTGTTGTACTCCTGCCAGGGCAGCGAGTGCAACGAACTGAGCCGACTGCCCGCCGAAGGAGAGTGTCTGTCCTGTGATTCCAGCAAGACCTTGGAGTGCGCCCAGGATCCCACAACTGTGCTGACCACCATTACCTGTCATGCGCCCAACTCCGATTGTATTACTCGTCTGGCGAACGGACATACGCACCGTGGATGCTGGAGTGAACTGAGCTCTACCGAAAGCAGCAGCTGTGTGGCGGATGGCACCTGCTCCGCTTGCTCCGGAGCCAAGTGCAACGTCGAGATCTTCCCCAACAATCGACGACGCTGCTACATCTGCAATTCCATTGATGACCCACTTTGCGCCCAGCATCCCAGCAGCTTGGCCGTGTGCCCAATTTACGAGGCAAACGACGTATGTGTCACATCCTTCAACAACGGCCTCCTGCGGCGCGGATGTGCAAGCGAATTGGAGTGCGAGATCGACAATGAGGATCACTGCAACAAGTGTTCCACGGATGGTTGCAACACTATCGAACTTACGGGTTCAGCCGGCGGACTGTccggattgggattgggtctCACCCTCATCGTCGCCTGGCTGATCAGCTCAATTCAGCGACTGTAG
- the LOC6615446 gene encoding threonine-rich protein, whose product MLNVPSTMSNLNCSKFLVALVLTSSYVLASEKCIYCRDINCQRRIYSAQEQCSEKLDACVSVFKAGVIQAQGCLESLEDDWREKCEDTDEGHEIDCEICVTERCNNVAFKRASCLQCNNTEDAQCAESPGLLKAVQCPIARSGRSFCYASLVGDVLRRGCSLTLSDQVKCLADPNCHLCDPLEQPHCNDQIVRADDSPTTPEPTESTSSSTESTPSSTMTTESSSSSTTSTSTSSPESSTTSSTTNSPETTESTTEPSTTEEVPTTTAKPNSAFGWNASVLLIFAQLTVCFYNPLK is encoded by the exons ATGCTAAATGTTCCCTCCACAATGTCAAACTTAAATTGTTCTAAATTCTTGGTCGCACTTGTGTTGACCAGCAGCTATGTTTTGGCATCGGAAAAGTGCATTTACTGTCGGGATATAAATTGCCAAAGGAGAATCTATAGCGCTCAGGAACAATGCTCAGAGAAGTTGGATGCCTGCGTGAGTGTTTTTAAGGCAGGCGTAATTCAGGCCCAAGGATGTCTGGAAAGTCTCGAAGATGATTGGCGAGAAAAATGCGAGGATACAGATGAAGGACATGAAATCGATTGCGAGATATGTGTAACCGAAAGATGCAACAACGTTGCATTCAAAAGGGCTAGTTGTCTTCAGTGCAACAATACAGAG GACGCACAGTGTGCTGAATCTCCCGGGCTACTAAAGGCTGTACAATGTCCTATTGCTAGATCTGGCAGAAGTTTTTGCTATGCCAGTTTGGTTGGAGACGTTTTAAGAAGGGGATGCTCCCTAACCCTTTCAGATCAAGTCAAATGCCTGGCTGATCCGAATTGCCACTTGTGCGATCCTTTGGAACAACCACACTGCAATGATCAAATTGTAAGGGCAGATGATTCACCAACCACTCCGGAACCGACGGAATCTACAAGTTCCTCAACGGAGTCCACGCCTAGTTCAACAATGACAACTGAATCATCATCAAGTTCTACAACCAGTACATCAACAAGTTCACCAGAAAGTTCAACAACAAGTTCGACAACAAATTCACCAGAAACTACAGAATCCACCACAGAACCTTCGACAACTGAAGAGGTTCCAACCACAACCGCCAAACCCAATTCGGCATTCGGTTGGAACGCTTCCGTATTGCTGATCTTTGCTCAATTGACAGTTTGTTTTTACAACCCACTTAAATAG
- the LOC6615447 gene encoding uncharacterized protein LOC6615447 gives MKAQTMAKVLSAVVLVVMVGHVAANTAISCHTCEGANCQRIQLSKTQTCVDSLDYCVTIYDEAKVLFKGCSLEIPKDLRSKCNDNRTCHKCNTKECNNVGSAKYACIQCDSSKDSNCASNAAAMEAARCSAPTAPNSYCYVKSSGGSIVRGCSTTETDQQSCLNDANCLLCSPGDIRNCNAANIVESSNVGNRFIRFLR, from the exons atgaaggcCCAAACAATGGCGAAGGTGTTGAGTgcggtggtgctggtggttaTGGTGGGTCATGTGGCCGCTAACACGGCAATCAGTTGCCATACATGTGAAGGAGCTAATTGCCAAAGGATTCAACTGAGTAAAACGCAGACATGTGTTGATTCCCTGGACTATTGTGTGACCATCTACGATGAAG CCAAGGTTTTGTTCAAGGGTTGCTCCCTGGAGATTCCGAAGGACTTGCGTTCCAAATGCAATGACAATCGCACTTGCCACAAATGCAACACGAAAGAATGCAACAATGTGGGCTCTGCGAAGTACGCTTGCATTCAATGCGATTCCAGCAAG GACTCCAATTGCGCTTCTAATGCCGCCGCTATGGAAGCAGCTCGTTGCAGTGCCCCCACGGCTCCAAACTCGTATTGCTATGTGAAATCCTCGGGAGGATCCATTGTGCGTGGATGCTCCACCACCGAAACCGATCAGCAGAGCTGTCTGAACGATGCCAACTGCCTGTTGTGCTCACCTGGCGACATTAGGAACTGCAATGCTGCCAACATCGTCGAGAGCTCAAATGTAGGAAACCGCTTCATCCGATTCCTGagataa
- the LOC6615448 gene encoding uncharacterized protein LOC6615448 → MLQSGKFVILLAIFLASREISGEISREVRNSAESPKCYSCEGINCSRTTRQNATVSCSDKLDVCVTIYEDFAVSERGCFSQISLAGQAKCAAKDDQCQKCSGQLCNNVGRRDFKCIQCVGSDSADCNKGATASLAATQCGLPTSANSYCYVRFVGDQKDSLQRGCALSVKEQKACLEDSKCSLCLPENSGDSVACNNFDLELAPKSSADQSKKLMSFGLAFFALLSLKLLN, encoded by the exons ATGTTGCAATCGGGCAAATTCGTTATACTACTAGCTATTTTCCTGGCTTCTCGGGAAATTTCAGGAGAAATTTCTAGGGAGGTGCGAAATTCAGCTGAATCGCCCAAATGTTACAGCTGTGAAGGCATAAATTGTTCAAGAACCACTCGTCAAAACGCCACCGTTAGCTGTTCTGATAAACTGGACGTTTGCGTTACGATCTATGAGGATT TTGCTGTTAGTGAGCGCGGTTGCTTTTCCCAAATCTCTTTGGCTGGTCAAGCCAAATGTGCGGCCAAGGACGATCAATGTCAAAAGTGCAGTGGCCAGCTGTGCAATAATGTGGGACGCAGGGATTTCAAATGCATTCAATGCGTGGGTTCTGAT TCAGCTGACTGCAACAAGGGTGCCACTGCCTCCTTGGCCGCCACCCAATGTGGCCTCCCCACCTCCGCCAATTCCTACTGCTATGTCAGGTTCGTCGGCGATCAGAAGGACAGCCTCCAGAGAGGATGTGCTCTTTCTGTTAAGGAGCAGAAGGCCTGCCTGGAGGATTCAAAATGCTCGCTCTGCCTGCCGGAAAACTCCGGCGATTCCGTGGCCTGCAACAACTTCGATTTGGAATTGGCACCCAAATCCTCAGCCGACCAGAGTAAAAAACTCATGAGTTTCGGCTTGGCTTTCTTTGCCCTGCTCTCGCTTAAATTGctgaattaa